The Oscillospiraceae bacterium genome includes a region encoding these proteins:
- a CDS encoding HD domain-containing protein: MNCNNEYVFDIPSSVASALKRLNEHGFEAYCVGGCVRDYIMGVVPHDFDITTSALPNEVCQCFKDCRVIETGIQHGTVTVVLDGEMLEITTFRTDGTYSDGRHPDSVSFTRSLTDDLSRRDFTVNAMAYNPEVGVVDPFGGREHIKEKIICCVGDAGTRFSEDALRIMRALRFSAVLGFDIAESTAHAIFRKTPMLDKISTERIYAELTKLVCGKNAEKILLDFSSVICRIIPELTDCVGFEQKTKYHKYDVYTHIIKTLSSCDSILTVRLAALLHDVAKPDCFTVDNRGVGHSFDHQEKSARAAKAILRRLHSDNKTIATVTALIQRHDDRMIPDRIWVKHLISETSFEFVKLLMELKKGDILAHSDGYNDPEVTYKILDIVNCLEKENCCLFTKDLAVSGKELSEIGVPKGKIMGEILNKLLNLVINEKLENTPDALLEKAKELIK; this comes from the coding sequence ATGAACTGCAATAACGAGTATGTTTTTGATATTCCCTCTTCCGTTGCGTCAGCGCTCAAGCGGCTTAATGAGCATGGCTTTGAGGCATACTGCGTTGGCGGATGTGTAAGGGACTATATAATGGGAGTAGTGCCGCACGATTTCGACATCACGACAAGCGCTCTGCCGAACGAGGTATGCCAATGCTTCAAGGACTGCCGTGTCATTGAGACAGGCATTCAGCACGGCACAGTCACGGTAGTTCTGGATGGCGAAATGCTGGAGATCACCACCTTCAGAACCGACGGAACCTATTCTGACGGACGGCATCCCGACAGTGTTTCGTTTACGCGCAGTCTGACGGACGACCTTTCACGCCGCGATTTTACGGTAAATGCCATGGCATATAACCCGGAGGTGGGGGTGGTTGACCCATTCGGCGGACGTGAGCACATAAAAGAAAAAATAATTTGCTGCGTTGGTGATGCGGGAACCCGTTTCAGCGAGGATGCGCTGAGAATCATGCGTGCACTGCGTTTTTCGGCTGTACTGGGTTTTGATATTGCCGAAAGCACCGCACATGCTATTTTCCGCAAAACACCCATGCTGGACAAAATCAGCACCGAGCGCATTTACGCTGAGCTGACAAAGCTTGTGTGCGGCAAAAATGCAGAAAAAATACTGCTGGATTTCAGCAGTGTAATATGCCGTATAATTCCGGAGCTTACAGATTGTGTGGGCTTTGAGCAAAAAACAAAATATCACAAGTATGATGTGTACACTCACATTATAAAGACATTGTCTTCCTGCGACAGCATACTGACGGTAAGGCTTGCCGCACTTCTTCACGATGTTGCCAAGCCCGATTGCTTCACAGTTGACAACAGAGGGGTGGGTCACTCCTTCGACCACCAGGAAAAAAGCGCCCGTGCAGCGAAAGCTATATTACGCCGTCTGCACTCCGATAACAAAACCATCGCGACGGTCACTGCGCTCATTCAGCGTCATGATGATCGCATGATTCCTGACAGAATATGGGTAAAACACCTTATTTCCGAGACATCCTTCGAGTTTGTGAAATTGCTTATGGAGTTAAAAAAGGGTGATATACTGGCACACTCAGACGGATATAACGACCCCGAGGTTACTTATAAAATACTGGATATAGTAAACTGTCTGGAAAAGGAAAATTGCTGTCTTTTTACCAAGGATTTAGCTGTGAGCGGAAAAGAGCTGAGCGAAATCGGTGTACCGAAAGGTAAAATAATGGGCGAAATTCTGAATAAGCTTCTGAATCTTGTTATCAACGAAAAGCTTGAAAACACTCCCGATGCATTACTGGAAAAAGCGAAAGAACTGATAAAATAA